In Armatimonadota bacterium, a genomic segment contains:
- a CDS encoding bifunctional precorrin-2 dehydrogenase/sirohydrochlorin ferrochelatase, producing the protein MGYYPIMLDLTGKKCLLVGGGQVALRKAQSLREAGAVVSVISPNICAELESVDGVILHRRSYEPDDITGCSLVFAATDDRSVNAAVSHDAAGQGIPVNVVDDPKLCSFIVPATCRRGDLVISVTTSGKSPALSMRIREQLEQAYGPEYEAFVDLMGEFREQVKRRYRSHAQREAAFSRLIESGILELLKAGHGEQAREMAQHCI; encoded by the coding sequence ATGGGATATTACCCGATAATGCTTGATCTGACCGGAAAGAAATGCCTTTTAGTCGGCGGCGGTCAGGTGGCGCTGCGCAAAGCTCAGTCTCTGCGCGAGGCGGGCGCTGTCGTGTCCGTCATTTCTCCCAATATATGCGCGGAACTCGAAAGCGTGGACGGCGTCATATTACATAGACGATCCTACGAACCCGACGACATTACAGGATGCTCACTTGTATTCGCAGCAACTGATGACAGATCAGTCAATGCAGCAGTCTCTCATGATGCAGCGGGGCAGGGCATACCTGTAAACGTGGTTGACGACCCCAAACTGTGCAGCTTCATAGTTCCCGCGACATGCCGCAGGGGCGACCTTGTGATCTCTGTGACTACCTCGGGCAAAAGCCCCGCATTGAGCATGCGCATCCGCGAGCAGTTGGAGCAGGCATACGGGCCTGAGTACGAAGCGTTTGTAGATCTGATGGGGGAGTTTCGTGAGCAGGTCAAGAGACGCTACAGGTCGCATGCCCAGCGAGAGGCCGCGTTTAGCAGGCTCATCGAAAGCGGTATACTCGAGTTGCTTAAAGCCGGTCATGGCGAGCAGGCAAGGGAGATGGCTCAGCATTGTATTTAG